CTTATGTTCGTTGATGAGCTCATGCCATTTTCGGATGATGGTACTTCGTTCATGGGCAGAGTACTGGGACCAGCTTTTAAATGCTTCGGAAGCAGCATCCACTGCTTGGCTTGCTTCTTTTTCTCCGCCATGTGGAACCGTTGCGATAACTTCCCCCGTTGCAGGGTTGGTCACGTCTAATGGGGCTAATTCCTGCCCCATCTCTTCACCGTTTATTTTTAGACCATAGTGTTCCATGTTTGTCCTCCTCATCGATTGTTAGGATATTTTTCGTTTTTCCTCTTCATCTTCCATATCTTTTGTGAAAATCTCATCGTTTTCCCCTGTGAAGAATTGCTTGCCATACACTAATAGCGTAAGGATGATCCCAACAGCGAACGCCCATGTTGCGCCTTTTACTGCTAGGACAGCAGCGATGATTCCGGCAATTCCAAGGTCACGGTGACTTCTCGATTCTAAAATCCCTACACGGACACTGACATATCCTTGGATTAATAATGTTAGGGCAAGGGCAATGCCTAGAATCGGCTCAACCAAGCTGACGATTGGCATCAGAATCAGTCCTGTATTCGTTCCCCAACGGAAGGAGCCTGATCCACCAAATAAGGAGTTCATTGCTTTTTTACCTTCTTTGTAGCGTTCAATGACCACAACCTGCATCGCTGCCCAAAGTGGACCTGCCATGGTAACGTCAGGACCAAGAAAGCTCATAAGCGAGTTACGGCCACCGAAAATCATATGAGCGCGGTTTTCGTTGTAATCCACTTTTTCATCTTGGCGAACATCGTCAGCCTCCGAGATAAGTGCTTTACTTTGTAGTACATCACCAAATAGAACAATATAAGCTGCTAATACTGTTGGGACAGCTTTGATAAATAACATAAAGGAAGGGAAGCCGACGCCGAATACAGTGTATTCACTCCAAAGCGTACCGAAGTCAGGGTTAATAAATCCCCATTCAATCGTTGGCCATGGTGCTTCACCAAATAGGGGACCAATGATGACAGCTAACACGATAATCGGAAAGACGCCTAGTTTACCTATTAATCCCCATACTCGATTTTGACTTTTGAGTTTATTAAAATGTTTGGAAAAAATAATATAAAATGCAATGCCTACAGCTATCGAAATCGACCATGGAAAGCTTTCAAAACGTCCACCTGCTTCAAATATGGACTTAACGGCTGCAAACCCTGCACCAATGATGACCCCGGATTTAATAGCTGGTGGAACAAAGGTGACGACTTTTCGGGCGAGTCCTGTAACACCCAAGAAGACGGAAAAGAGTCCTAGGGTTAACTGGAAGGCGACGAGGGCATGAACCCGGTCCACCCCTTCCGGAAACGTGGATACATAAGCCATAATCAACGGGATGGCTGGTGTAATCCATCCTGGAACAACGGGATCGCCGAGCAGGTGGTGGGTTAAGTACAAAATACCGTTTAACAGCACCACTGCTAAGGCAACTTCAAATGGCATTCCTAACAATTCCGTCATTAATGGAATGGCGGCCAAGTCAACAGCGCACATCAAAAGACCTTGTACATAATCGGGCCATTCGAATTTATAGTGAATAAAAGGAAGTCTTAATTTGAATGGCCCTAACGGGATATAAGGGGATTCTTCACCATGGGTACGATTTTTCCACATGTTGCATACCTCTTTTCTTAAAGATTTTTGGCATACTACTGGTTAGTATGCAGATTGATAGATTTGCTCTATTTCTTCCTTTCCTAATTTACGAGGATTGTTGGTTAGCAATCGTTGTATTTTACTAGCATCTTCCGCCATTGCTTTTATGTCATGTTCCGGTATATCAAAAGATCGTAATCCAGCAGGGATATTGACTTCTTTGCATAGTCGTTCCATAGCTGTTACCGCGTGGTTTGCAGCGTCTGAATCGGATAGGTGAGATACTTGTTCTCCGAAAGCATCTCCAATGTCCCGGAAGCGTTCTACGCAAGCGATTTTATTCCATTCCATTACATAAGGAAGAAGGAGTGCGTTGCTTACACCATGGGCGATATTGTAGCGCCCGCCTAGTGGATAGGCTAGAGCATGTACTGCTCCTACTCCTGCATTTCCAAAAGCCATCCCCGCCATGAGGCTTGCGGTAGCCATGTTTTCACGAGCTTCGATATGGTCGGGATTCGCATAGGCTTTCGGTAGATTTTTGGAAATCATCTGGATGGCCTGGATTGCTAAGGCATCTGTAATAGGGGAGGCATGCACAGAGATATAGGCTTCAATAGCATGCACAAGCGCATCCACGCCGCTAGCAGCAGTTACCGAAGGAGGCATGGTTAATGTCATTTCCGGTGCGACAATAGCGACATCCGGTAGTAGGTAATCACTGACGATGCCTTTTTTGAGTTGCGCTTCCTTATCCGACAGAATGGAGATGTTCGTTACTTCCGATCCTGTCCCGGCTGTGGTAGGAAGCGTAATGATGGGACTACCTTTTTGAGGCACAAGGTCTGTTCCAATAAGATCACCTAAGGAACCATGATGAGAGGAGAGGGCCGAGACGCTCTTGGCGATATCAATCGCACTCCCGCCACCAATGGCGATTAAGCTATCATGATTTCCTTTCGTAAACACGTCTACACATTCTTCCACAATCTTGAGCTCCGGATCGGGTTTTACACCTGTGAACACCTCGTAGGAAAGCCCTTTCAAAAATGGGGTTATTTGATCGACAACTCCAACCTTCTGTAAGATGTCATCCGTTACAATTAACGGATTGGAGACCTGAAGCCGATGCAATTCTTCTGTGAGTTTTTCCGTTGCGCCATTACCCGTAATGAGTTTGTTGGCAATTTTAAATGTACTGATAGTCATTGGATTGGTACTCCTTTCTTGTTTACTCCACTATGTGCAAAAATCATGCCAACTTAGTGAGATTTCAGAAAATAACGACAATGGCGCACTTGAGTTTGAAAGCGTTGTCATAAAACTGTTGCAATGTTGATTAGGAATTCAATCAAAAAAGAGGAGAGTGATTGAAAATATAATCACTCTCCCCATTTTTTCATTTTCTGTACGATGGTTGATTGGCTTACCTCTAACACTTCTGCAACTTTTCTCGTTGTTTTATATTTTCTCATCGCTTTTGTAATCATCGTACGTTCCACTTGCTCGATCGCTTGTTTGAGGGGGATGATGTCATCATGTTCTCCTGGTGCATGATTCCTGCTTTGGAGTAGTTCTTCTGGTAGATCGTCTCGCGTAATGTGATCTTCAGTTGTTGTCACGACTAACTGTTCGATGAGA
This DNA window, taken from Pontibacillus yanchengensis, encodes the following:
- a CDS encoding iron-containing alcohol dehydrogenase — encoded protein: MTISTFKIANKLITGNGATEKLTEELHRLQVSNPLIVTDDILQKVGVVDQITPFLKGLSYEVFTGVKPDPELKIVEECVDVFTKGNHDSLIAIGGGSAIDIAKSVSALSSHHGSLGDLIGTDLVPQKGSPIITLPTTAGTGSEVTNISILSDKEAQLKKGIVSDYLLPDVAIVAPEMTLTMPPSVTAASGVDALVHAIEAYISVHASPITDALAIQAIQMISKNLPKAYANPDHIEARENMATASLMAGMAFGNAGVGAVHALAYPLGGRYNIAHGVSNALLLPYVMEWNKIACVERFRDIGDAFGEQVSHLSDSDAANHAVTAMERLCKEVNIPAGLRSFDIPEHDIKAMAEDASKIQRLLTNNPRKLGKEEIEQIYQSAY